Proteins encoded together in one Lathyrus oleraceus cultivar Zhongwan6 chromosome 5, CAAS_Psat_ZW6_1.0, whole genome shotgun sequence window:
- the LOC127087970 gene encoding uncharacterized protein LOC127087970: MYAKADKSSVYIDARYVWLFSLDVTSWAWGCAALTIMYTSLRVTTTFDTRHLTGYLSLLQCWIYKHFYTICDWRVQHSLVGSHMRGDGGPDSYTLVVLLSYMRWETMVARHLPERCLRQYGYVQRIPRPVLNIPFAGINRWFQSNIINFGRAIEDHAVTVQNASQCEDGYLEWYFSVSHPCIIPPIKHTNDVGACDTGVPVDDVPPPSPTTDVDDQQHL, translated from the exons ATGTACGCAAAAGCAGACAAGTCAAGTGTTTATATCGACGCCCGATATGTGTGGCTGTTCAGCCTTGATGTTACTAGTTGGGCTTGGGGATGTGCTGCGTTGACCATCATGTATACATCACTTAGAGTGACGACAACATTTGACACCAGACATCTTACTGGTTATTTGAGTTTATTACAA TGTTGGATATACAAGCATTTCTATACCATTTGTGATTGGAGGGTGCAACATTCTCTAGTGGGGTCCCACATGCGAGGAGATGGAGGGCCAGACAGTTACACCCTAGTAGTGTTATTAA GTTATATGCGGTGGGAGACCATGGTCGCTAGACACTTGCCAGAGAGGTGTCTAAGACAATATGGTTATGTTCAGAGAATCCCACGACCAGTTCTGAATATTCCATTTGCGGGCATTAACAGGTGGTTTCAGAGTAATATCATAAACTTTGGTCGTGCCATTGAAGATCACGCGGTTACAGTTCAGAACGCCTCGCAATGTGAGGATGGTTACTTGGAGTGGTACTTCAGTGTATCACACCCTTGTATCATCCCACCTATTAAGCATACAAATGATGTTGGGGCTTGTGATACTGGGGTACCTGTCGACGATGTACCACCGCCGTCTCCTACAACTGATGTCGATGACCAGCAACACCTCTAG
- the LOC127079839 gene encoding 5'-methylthioadenosine nucleosidase: MAAPQSDAPISNIVIVIAMQTEAQPVVNKFQLIEDPHSPFTQGVPWVRYHGKYKDLNINLIWPGKDPNSGVDSVGTISSALVTYAAIQALKPDLIINAGTAGGFKARGASVGDIFIISDCAFHDRRIPIPVFDLYGVGSRKAFETPNLVKELNIKVGKLSTGDSLDMTQQDESSITANDATVKDMEGAAVAYVADLLKVPAIFVKAVTDIIDGDKPTAEEFLQNLASVTTALDLAVEQVINFISGKTVSQL; the protein is encoded by the exons ATGGCTGCTCCGCAATCAGATGCTCCAATTTCGAACATCGTCATCGTCATTG CTATGCAGACGGAGGCTCAACCTGTTGTCAATAAATTTCAGCTCATCGAAGATCCTCACTCTCC GTTTACTCAAGGTGTTCCTTGGGTGCGTTATCATGGGAAATACAAAGATCTCAATATAAACCTGATTTGGCCGGGAAAAGATCCAAATTCTG GGGTTGATAGTGTGGGCACAATATCATCTGCCCTTGTCACATATGCTGCTATTCAAGCATTGAAGCCTGACTTGATCATAAATGCAGGCACTGCTGGTGGCTTCAAG GCCAGAGGAGCTAGTGTTGGTGACATTTTCATTATATCAGATTGTGCTTTTCATGACAGAAGAATACCTATTCCT GTTTTTGATCTGTATGGAGTTGGTTCACGTAAAGCCTTTGAAACACCCAACCTTGTAAAGGAACTTAATATAAAG GTTGGTAAGTTGTCTACGGGCGACTCTTTAGATATGACACAGCAGGATGAATCATCAATCACAGCAAATGATGCAACTGTTAAAGATATGGAG GGAGCAGCTGTTGCTTATGTTGCTGACCTACTGAAAGTTCCTGCAATATTTGTAAAAGCTGTGACTGATATCATTGACGGTGACAAACCAACTGCCGAAGAATTCCTGCAGAATTTAGCATCTGTAACTACCGCACTTGATCTGGCTGTCGAACAGGTCATAAATTTTATCAGTGGGAAGACTGTTTCTCAGCTTTGA
- the LOC127087975 gene encoding uncharacterized protein LOC127087975: MRLKDKGVECPANCGWRNVQQLRSSNTTQAQMSNDIKWNKPSVDRFKCNIDAFFSNNKVRIGVYIIDDGRLFDVAQSEWFSPSTEVDVGEALGLLTSIKWVHELGLDCVNIQQPNDLDFGGITRECKCLLALLFRNSHVKFVKRQANEVAHVLT; this comes from the exons ATGCGATTAAAAGATAAAGGTGTTGAATGTCCCGCTAATTGCG GTTGGAGAAATGTCCAACAACTTAGATCGAGTAATACAACTCAAGCCCAAATGTCAAATGATATCAAGTGGAACAAACCTTCGGTTGATCGTTTCAAATGCAACATTGATGCATTCTTTTCTAACAATAAGGTAAGAATAGGTGTTTATATTATAGATGATGGGAGATTGTTTGATGTTGCCCAATCAGAGTGGTTTTCGCCTAGTACTGAAGTCGATGTAGGGGAAGCTTTGGGTCTCTTGACTTCTATTAAATGGGTGCATGAGCTAGGCTTGGATTGTGTCAatattcaacaaccaaatgattTGGATTTTGGTGGTATTACTCGGGAATGTAAATGCTTGTTAGCTCTTTTATTTAGGAACTCTCATGTTAAGTTCGTTAAGAGACAAGCTAATGAGGTTGCTCATGTTTTGACATGA